The Polyodon spathula isolate WHYD16114869_AA chromosome 13, ASM1765450v1, whole genome shotgun sequence genome includes a region encoding these proteins:
- the LOC121325924 gene encoding CCAAT/enhancer-binding protein gamma-like, whose translation MSKQSQQKTTKDQNGVSVIQTQAHTSGLQQVPQLVPVSPGGGGKAMAPSKSKKAADKESDEYRQRRERNNLAVKKSRMRSKQKAQDTQARVNELKEENERLESKIKLLSKELSVLKDLFLEHAHNLADNVQPQSNDGSTTGQNNNSSNTGQ comes from the coding sequence ATGAGCAAGCAGTCACAGCAGAAAACTACTAAAGACCAAAATGGAGTGAGTGTCATCCAGACCCAGGCTCATACAAGTGGTTTGCAGCAAGTCCCCCAGCTGGTGCCAGTCAGTCCTGGTGGAGGTGGCAAAGCCATGGCCCCCAGCAAGTCGAAAAAGGCTGCGGATAAGGAAAGCGATGAATACCGCCAGCGTCGGGAGCGCAACAACCTTGCAGTGAAGAAGAGCCGCATGAGAAGCAAGCAGAAAGCTCAGGATACCCAAGCGAGGGTAAATGAACTGAAGGAAGAAAACGAGCGTTTGGAATCTAAGATTAAGCTCCTCAGCAAAGAGCTGAGTGTCCTGAAGGATTTGTTTCTCGAGCATGCTCACAACCTTGCAGATAACGTGCAGCCGCAAAGCAACGATGGCTCCACAACGGGGcagaacaacaacagcagcaacactgGGCAGTAG